Proteins from a single region of Lysinibacillus sp. JNUCC-52:
- a CDS encoding LysR family transcriptional regulator yields MDIRQLRYFIAIVEEKKISAAAKRLHISQPPLSQQLKAMETELGSKLVERSGKYLVVTEAGNALYKNALEITQLMEETKTEVMEVGKGINGRLTIGVNTFSVNGMSHILEQYQKQFPKITYKIQQNESSILCQLIRDRIVELAIIRMPLNLDDFSVLHLCNEPFYFITSRKQTSFDQEVTLDEIQHYPLLIPSTEGLGVHYLILEAFSRFKLHPNIVGECSDISLLMDLVTADFAASIIPETLLHCFQGYPINAYRITSTTELTGSVGLIWLKDHSLSKAAQNFIEMFQNV; encoded by the coding sequence ATGGATATTAGGCAACTACGCTATTTTATTGCAATTGTAGAAGAAAAGAAGATTTCTGCTGCTGCTAAAAGACTTCATATATCCCAACCACCATTAAGCCAGCAATTGAAAGCAATGGAGACGGAACTCGGTTCAAAATTAGTTGAGCGAAGTGGGAAATATTTAGTAGTGACAGAGGCGGGAAATGCTCTATACAAAAATGCTTTAGAAATAACTCAATTGATGGAGGAAACCAAAACTGAGGTAATGGAAGTCGGGAAAGGCATAAATGGAAGATTAACAATTGGGGTAAATACCTTTTCTGTTAATGGAATGTCGCATATTCTTGAGCAATATCAAAAACAATTTCCAAAGATTACTTATAAAATTCAACAAAATGAATCTTCTATTCTTTGTCAATTAATCAGAGATCGAATTGTGGAATTAGCAATTATCCGCATGCCATTAAATTTGGATGATTTTTCTGTACTCCATCTCTGTAACGAACCTTTTTATTTCATCACATCTAGAAAGCAGACATCATTTGATCAGGAAGTAACACTGGATGAAATTCAACATTACCCACTCCTAATTCCCAGTACAGAGGGTCTAGGTGTGCATTACTTAATACTAGAAGCTTTTTCTCGATTTAAACTCCATCCTAATATTGTTGGAGAATGTTCTGATATCAGTCTTTTGATGGATTTAGTTACAGCAGATTTTGCTGCATCTATTATTCCAGAAACCTTACTTCATTGCTTTCAAGGATATCCAATAAATGCTTATCGGATAACAAGCACAACAGAGTTGACTGGATCAGTCGGATTAATATGGCTAAAAGATCATAGCTTGTCCAAGGCTGCTCAAAACTTTATAGAGATGTTTCAAAATGTATAA
- a CDS encoding amidohydrolase gives MSSTYWLTNTRLETSFQIEDGVVTATHTDCFHLLIKDGKIEKILSSIEEINDDLPRENAQHLLALPSFIEKHCHLDKTLLGDRWRSVTPVRNIFERLEIEKEVLPTLKTTTQERAERLLGIYVKSGITHVRTHVDIYPEVGLKNLEEVQKALHSYKGKLTHEIVAFPQHGLLRTDSRELVRKALQNGATHVGGVDPATVDGDINASLKAMVELAVEGKAGIDLHLHDPNHLGIFTIKKLAQLTIEAGLQGKVSISHAFGLGDIPLSQAEEMAILLADAGITIISSVPINRKFPPMGLLRQNGVSVAVGCDNIFDVWSPFGNGDILENVGRLAEISGWVDERSLAQALSYITDGKTPLNYEGEQVWPKVGDEANIVLVDASCSAEAVARRAKRVATMFRGQLVSSSL, from the coding sequence ATGAGTTCTACTTATTGGTTAACAAATACACGTTTGGAGACAAGCTTCCAAATCGAAGATGGCGTGGTAACTGCTACACATACGGATTGTTTCCATTTGCTAATTAAAGACGGAAAGATAGAAAAAATATTATCTTCTATTGAGGAGATAAACGATGATTTGCCAAGGGAAAATGCGCAACATCTACTGGCACTTCCTTCTTTTATTGAAAAACACTGCCACTTGGATAAAACATTGCTTGGTGATCGATGGCGTTCTGTAACACCCGTGCGTAATATCTTTGAACGTCTTGAAATTGAAAAAGAGGTTCTTCCTACGCTGAAAACGACCACACAGGAACGTGCGGAAAGGTTACTTGGAATATATGTGAAATCTGGTATTACGCATGTACGTACACATGTAGATATATATCCAGAAGTCGGATTAAAAAATTTAGAAGAAGTTCAAAAAGCATTGCACTCTTATAAGGGGAAATTAACGCATGAAATTGTTGCCTTTCCTCAACATGGCTTATTACGTACAGATTCAAGAGAGTTAGTAAGAAAAGCATTACAAAATGGAGCGACACATGTAGGCGGTGTTGATCCAGCTACTGTGGATGGAGATATTAATGCCTCATTAAAAGCAATGGTTGAATTAGCTGTAGAAGGAAAAGCAGGAATCGACTTGCATTTGCATGATCCGAATCATTTAGGGATTTTTACAATAAAGAAACTAGCTCAGTTAACAATAGAAGCTGGTTTGCAAGGAAAAGTATCGATTAGTCATGCTTTTGGGCTTGGAGATATCCCTTTATCTCAAGCTGAAGAGATGGCTATATTACTTGCTGATGCGGGAATTACTATTATTTCTAGTGTGCCAATTAATCGAAAATTTCCTCCGATGGGCCTATTACGACAAAATGGCGTGTCTGTTGCAGTTGGATGCGATAATATTTTTGATGTTTGGTCACCGTTTGGTAATGGAGATATTTTAGAAAATGTTGGACGTTTAGCTGAAATTTCTGGTTGGGTGGATGAACGTTCATTGGCACAAGCACTAAGCTATATTACTGACGGTAAGACGCCTCTTAATTATGAAGGTGAGCAAGTTTGGCCAAAAGTTGGCGATGAGGCAAATATTGTGTTGGTCGACGCTTCTTGTTCTGCTGAAGCAGTTGCACGGAGAGCCAAGCGAGTAGCTACAATGTTCAGAGGGCAATTAGTTTCAAGTTCTCTCTAA
- a CDS encoding amidohydrolase: MALLLKNVRLETGYLYDQSFVTATETKIVDILIENGKFVEISTTIETNDAVVVDAKEQLLVPSFKEMHTHIDKTYFGGEWKAPSPATEGIFTRFKEEATILPKQLDVAAERAHAMVKHYIKNGHTHIRTHVNVDPHIETKHMEIVKHVLESYQDQVTYEIVAFPQHGILRNGPEFLRILEKALQMGATHIGGVDPALVDRNSMEVLKTTFQLAEKYDVAIDIHLHEQNTLGALEIQHILNEIQQRSFKMEVTLSHAYALADLPQQTLDNLLDQMAANNVSVTTTVPIGVGPITIPVKYMYDRGVKVSFGHDSLIDHWSPFGSGDTIHKLNQFVQRFSYIDEWHIGQSLKYATGGLTPLNEDGEQQWPKVGDVANALLVDAVSSAHLIARQCPLSTVISKGNIIHEEEIELKGEFR; encoded by the coding sequence TTGGCATTATTATTAAAGAATGTGCGGTTGGAAACAGGGTATTTGTATGATCAATCGTTTGTCACAGCTACCGAAACGAAAATAGTTGATATTTTGATTGAAAATGGCAAGTTTGTTGAAATATCTACAACAATTGAAACAAATGATGCAGTAGTAGTCGATGCTAAAGAGCAACTACTCGTTCCATCGTTCAAAGAAATGCATACACATATTGATAAAACATACTTCGGTGGCGAGTGGAAAGCACCATCTCCAGCTACAGAAGGGATTTTTACTCGTTTTAAAGAAGAAGCGACTATATTGCCTAAACAACTGGATGTAGCTGCAGAGAGAGCTCATGCTATGGTAAAGCATTATATAAAAAATGGACATACACATATTCGTACACATGTAAATGTTGACCCGCATATTGAGACGAAGCATATGGAAATAGTAAAGCATGTGTTAGAAAGTTACCAAGATCAAGTAACATATGAAATCGTCGCATTCCCACAGCATGGTATATTACGGAATGGTCCAGAGTTTTTAAGAATCCTTGAAAAAGCATTACAAATGGGCGCTACTCATATCGGGGGGGTTGACCCCGCTTTAGTAGATCGTAATAGCATGGAAGTTTTAAAAACAACTTTTCAATTAGCCGAAAAATATGATGTTGCAATTGACATTCATTTACATGAACAAAACACATTAGGGGCATTAGAAATCCAACATATTCTAAATGAAATCCAACAAAGATCATTCAAAATGGAAGTAACCCTTAGTCACGCATATGCATTAGCGGACTTACCACAACAAACATTAGACAATTTGCTAGATCAAATGGCTGCAAATAATGTTAGCGTAACAACAACGGTTCCAATAGGTGTGGGTCCGATTACAATTCCTGTGAAATATATGTATGATCGGGGCGTAAAAGTTTCTTTTGGGCATGATAGCCTGATTGATCACTGGTCCCCATTTGGAAGTGGCGATACGATCCATAAATTAAATCAGTTTGTACAACGTTTTAGCTACATCGATGAGTGGCATATTGGCCAATCCTTGAAATATGCGACAGGAGGATTAACACCATTAAATGAAGATGGTGAACAACAGTGGCCAAAAGTTGGTGATGTAGCCAATGCGTTACTCGTTGATGCAGTTAGCTCTGCGCATCTAATTGCTAGACAGTGTCCGCTTTCGACAGTAATTTCAAAAGGGAACATAATTCATGAAGAAGAGATAGAGCTAAAGGGGGAATTTCGTTGA
- a CDS encoding amidohydrolase — translation MSTWLRNVRLEVGETTYGDGSIQTKTDLFHIQVAQEGVIQTIIPATENVLDADAVDMEGKLALPAFKDMHNHLDKTYLSLGWKACRPMKSLSERLALEAAELEELIETAEQRASAMIELHLSNGVNHIRTHVNIDPYIKLRNLEAVKKALKAYDQYVTYEIVAFPQQGLLEHEEMPALLRQALESGATILGGLDPSGIDKDIEKSLQVTMDIAREYNVDVDMHLHDQGQVGFYTMDKWLDMVKEQDYKGATAFSHAFGLSKLAPPMQKQFAKKLSEYNAGIMSTIPISINSQLIPIDIMIAQGVKVALGCDGFFDSWSPYVPGDILEKVYNFCEYTGKSSERSLRESLSLITQGVTPLNGEGEQVWPLVGDEASFVFIDASCSAEAVARLPKKRQLMHKGRLYKSKH, via the coding sequence TTGAGTACTTGGCTACGAAACGTTCGATTAGAAGTTGGTGAAACAACGTATGGAGATGGTAGCATTCAAACAAAAACCGATTTGTTTCATATTCAAGTTGCTCAAGAAGGAGTAATTCAGACGATTATTCCCGCAACTGAAAATGTCTTGGACGCAGATGCAGTTGATATGGAAGGGAAATTAGCTCTTCCTGCATTCAAAGACATGCATAATCATTTGGATAAGACCTACCTTTCATTAGGATGGAAAGCTTGTCGTCCTATGAAAAGTTTATCCGAGAGATTGGCTCTTGAAGCAGCTGAATTAGAGGAACTTATTGAAACTGCGGAACAGAGGGCATCTGCCATGATTGAACTGCATTTGAGTAATGGTGTGAATCATATTCGAACACATGTCAATATTGATCCATACATTAAATTAAGAAATTTAGAAGCCGTTAAAAAAGCACTTAAAGCTTATGATCAATATGTAACATATGAAATTGTCGCGTTTCCACAACAAGGCTTACTTGAGCATGAAGAAATGCCTGCCTTATTAAGACAAGCATTGGAATCTGGTGCAACAATCTTAGGGGGACTTGACCCGTCAGGCATCGATAAAGACATCGAAAAATCACTGCAAGTCACAATGGATATAGCTAGAGAGTACAATGTGGATGTCGACATGCATCTGCATGATCAAGGACAAGTAGGTTTCTATACTATGGATAAATGGCTGGATATGGTGAAAGAACAAGATTATAAGGGAGCCACTGCTTTTAGCCATGCATTTGGTTTAAGTAAATTGGCACCTCCTATGCAAAAGCAATTTGCCAAAAAATTAAGCGAGTATAATGCGGGAATAATGTCAACTATTCCTATTTCTATAAACTCTCAACTCATTCCAATTGATATTATGATAGCGCAAGGCGTTAAAGTTGCCTTGGGCTGTGACGGTTTTTTTGATTCTTGGAGTCCATATGTGCCAGGTGATATTTTAGAAAAAGTGTATAATTTTTGCGAATACACAGGGAAATCAAGCGAACGCTCGTTACGTGAAAGTTTAAGTTTAATTACACAAGGCGTAACACCACTGAATGGTGAAGGTGAACAAGTGTGGCCTCTGGTTGGGGATGAGGCCAGTTTTGTATTTATAGATGCCAGCTGCAGTGCAGAGGCGGTTGCAAGGCTACCGAAAAAAAGACAGTTGATGCATAAAGGTAGGTTATACAAATCAAAACATTAG
- a CDS encoding MFS transporter, producing MSKETKKWNSILLIFSIFSIAINMRPAITSIGPMLETIREQLLLSNAQVSLLTAVPVICMGIFATLAPLLNRKFGLLRTMAVMITLIGVMTALRGFISGFIVLVVTAFIIGIAIAVVGPLLSAMIKQYFPDKAASVIGIYSFGMGVGSAASAGLTAVFFDTTGSYFFALSIWSILALIGLVAWFLAMKGQMEGPQINSVKAKSQRNKVNSPWKSRKAWLFLLFFGLQSSAFFSIITWLAPIATSSGLTLLQAGTLLSIMTTVQIFFNILLPLLMERFPARKFWLLLILIAGMLAVVLFWTGVHSLMWVGAFIMGIPLGGLFPIALLLPLDETETAEEASSWTAMMQTGGFIIGGLLPLLIALVFDWTANHQYTLAIIMLLYVMMFVLTFLIGNKKYR from the coding sequence ATGTCTAAAGAAACGAAAAAATGGAATTCAATTCTATTAATATTTTCTATTTTTTCAATCGCCATAAATATGCGTCCAGCAATTACATCTATTGGCCCAATGCTGGAAACTATTCGTGAGCAATTATTGTTATCAAATGCACAAGTGAGCCTGTTAACAGCAGTACCAGTCATTTGTATGGGAATTTTCGCCACATTGGCTCCGTTATTGAATCGGAAATTTGGGTTGCTAAGAACGATGGCTGTAATGATAACTCTAATCGGTGTAATGACCGCTTTACGTGGCTTTATTTCAGGATTTATAGTGCTTGTAGTTACAGCATTTATTATCGGAATCGCAATCGCAGTAGTGGGACCGCTTCTTTCAGCAATGATCAAACAGTATTTTCCTGACAAAGCTGCGTCAGTCATCGGAATTTATTCTTTCGGGATGGGAGTAGGATCGGCAGCGAGTGCGGGTTTGACAGCGGTATTCTTTGACACTACTGGGTCTTACTTTTTTGCTTTAAGCATCTGGTCCATACTTGCGCTAATTGGTCTTGTCGCATGGTTCTTAGCGATGAAAGGACAGATGGAAGGTCCGCAAATCAATTCTGTTAAAGCGAAAAGTCAGCGAAACAAGGTGAATTCTCCGTGGAAATCACGGAAGGCATGGTTGTTTTTGCTATTCTTCGGATTGCAATCCTCCGCATTCTTTTCAATCATTACATGGCTTGCACCGATTGCAACATCTTCAGGGTTGACTTTACTACAGGCTGGGACACTTCTGAGTATAATGACGACAGTTCAGATATTTTTTAACATCCTTCTACCGCTGCTAATGGAGCGTTTTCCTGCACGGAAGTTTTGGCTATTGCTGATCCTAATAGCTGGGATGTTAGCAGTCGTACTGTTCTGGACAGGGGTTCATTCACTTATGTGGGTTGGCGCATTCATCATGGGAATTCCCCTTGGTGGTTTATTCCCAATAGCACTGCTTTTACCTCTTGATGAGACAGAGACTGCAGAAGAGGCAAGTTCATGGACAGCGATGATGCAGACAGGTGGTTTCATCATTGGTGGTTTATTGCCACTTCTAATTGCACTTGTCTTTGACTGGACGGCGAATCATCAGTATACGCTTGCGATTATTATGTTGCTGTATGTTATGATGTTTGTCTTGACGTTTTTGATTGGCAATAAAAAATATCGTTAG
- a CDS encoding class I SAM-dependent methyltransferase, protein MNNTWNKIIYKVGSSFYDKFFNTGIFLKTRKRIFQKAPFQSNQKILYVGIGTGADLELINYGDFDITAIDYSPDMLAKAKRKFEHSSIEFLEMDAQNMTFEDESFDYIVASLILSVVPDENKCFGEMIRVLKKDGRILIFDKFAAKNQKLTLTKKLLRPFISILGTDIGRSFEVLFSKNKHRLNILKDDQVMLRGMYRYIEVIKVI, encoded by the coding sequence TTGAATAATACGTGGAACAAGATTATTTACAAAGTGGGCTCTTCTTTCTATGATAAATTTTTTAATACAGGTATTTTTTTAAAGACTAGGAAAAGAATTTTTCAAAAAGCCCCTTTTCAAAGTAACCAAAAAATCTTATATGTAGGGATTGGTACTGGAGCTGATTTAGAATTAATTAACTATGGTGATTTTGATATTACAGCTATTGATTATTCTCCTGACATGCTAGCTAAAGCTAAACGTAAATTCGAGCACTCTTCAATTGAATTTTTAGAAATGGATGCTCAAAATATGACTTTTGAAGATGAATCATTTGACTATATTGTAGCGAGTTTAATTCTCTCTGTCGTTCCTGATGAAAATAAATGCTTTGGAGAGATGATAAGAGTTTTAAAGAAGGATGGAAGAATTCTGATCTTTGATAAATTTGCTGCTAAAAATCAAAAATTAACACTAACAAAAAAACTGTTAAGGCCTTTTATAAGCATATTAGGAACAGACATTGGTCGAAGTTTTGAGGTATTGTTTAGTAAGAATAAACACAGGCTTAACATTTTAAAGGATGACCAAGTTATGTTAAGGGGAATGTATAGATATATTGAAGTAATTAAAGTTATTTAA
- the accD gene encoding acetyl-CoA carboxylase, carboxyltransferase subunit beta yields MVIRNVFSKKKEDGQEKGFPEGLMTKCPECRHIQLTKELEKNHKVCTKCDHHFKMTAQERVAYLLDEGSFVSMDDHLQTSNPLNFPDYVEKISVAKQQSGLSEAVLTGFGTLDGEEIVVAIMDSHFRMGSMGSVVGEKITRAVEKAIALRVPIIIFTASGGARMQEGILSLMQMVKTSVALKRHSEEGLLFISIMTHPTYGGVSASFASVGDINIAEPQALIGFAGRRVIEETLREKLPNDFQKSEFLLEHGQLDAVFHRKDLRNQVVMLVKMHTKGGGQHV; encoded by the coding sequence ATGGTAATACGTAACGTATTTAGTAAAAAGAAAGAGGACGGACAGGAAAAGGGATTTCCAGAAGGACTTATGACAAAATGTCCAGAATGCCGTCACATTCAGTTAACAAAGGAATTAGAAAAAAATCATAAAGTGTGTACAAAATGCGACCATCATTTCAAAATGACTGCACAGGAGCGCGTAGCATATCTCTTAGATGAAGGTTCTTTTGTTTCAATGGATGATCATTTACAAACAAGTAATCCACTTAATTTCCCTGATTATGTAGAAAAAATTTCAGTGGCTAAACAACAATCGGGATTAAGCGAAGCTGTACTGACTGGGTTTGGTACTCTTGATGGAGAAGAAATTGTTGTAGCCATTATGGATTCTCATTTCCGTATGGGCTCAATGGGCTCCGTTGTAGGAGAAAAAATCACACGTGCCGTTGAAAAGGCTATTGCATTACGTGTACCGATTATTATTTTTACTGCTAGTGGTGGAGCGCGCATGCAAGAAGGTATTCTATCATTAATGCAAATGGTAAAAACGAGTGTGGCATTAAAACGTCATAGTGAAGAAGGACTATTATTTATTTCGATTATGACGCATCCTACATACGGGGGCGTTTCAGCAAGCTTTGCCTCTGTTGGAGATATTAATATTGCTGAACCACAAGCATTGATTGGCTTTGCTGGTCGCCGTGTCATTGAAGAAACATTAAGAGAAAAATTACCAAATGATTTCCAAAAGTCAGAGTTTTTACTAGAGCATGGTCAGCTTGATGCTGTTTTCCATCGGAAGGATTTACGAAATCAAGTAGTAATGCTTGTAAAAATGCATACAAAAGGCGGTGGGCAACATGTCTAA
- a CDS encoding multicopper oxidase domain-containing protein, whose translation MNRQFHIVAIPIRIVVNQFGDHDPKGMMYVLKENESLIKQKVAKNPFTPVDLVEPLVIRANVGDEIEVLFENQLPFNASMHIQDVEYNVFTSDGAFVGRNPNTTVPPGKSIVYKWQVHLEGTHFFSDLGNTLSSELGSNVHGLFGALFVEPRGSTWTDPISGKPINSGLFADIHNPLLPSYREYGWFFHDEEEVHDLTGQKPISPHTLQPEATHSINYRSEPMRNRLRLIHEGVVCPDCEGEEVHHDSWVFGDPSTPILRAYIGDPLKIRLIHAGVQETHSFHYHVHQWFSEPTNQNSDLLDVQAISPQSNYLVTPVYGAGSLQGAMGDAIIHCHLYPHFGEGMWGIQRNFNTLQDGSQCYPNGMPIKALKPLPDRPLPPKPTPEKPGFPNFVPGIVGLKAPRPPLGIIGGRPATQIEKNSFAPNAVPGAVFVNPAIAGVNPVRTFDVVLIQMPIFYNKQGWHDPEGRLYVLAKDEEDILAGRKEPEPLVIRANAGEVIRFKFTNKLPETLGGNAFQLVNRTYEAGMHVHFVKFDVLCSDGANVGWNYDSGILSGETIQYQWFADVELKATFWHDHLFANEHQHHGVFAGINVQARGSKFLSSVTGKEIQSGTQATIVNPLIPDFRELNLFVQDFTMLFDKDGCPLNPPPFPGSPEDPGVMAINYKNEPIQFRLKKPNRDPAYVFSSWVHGDPITPLLQTYNGDPVRIRLLQGAHEESHSFNLHRQRWHKERPNLSSKLDQQQHIALAESFTLEFNMEGEGDFDMLYHYGSIDDIWLGNWGIFRSFEKRVPHLIPLPDRDAPPSRHDPLPSPTGKPPEKATRPKDAIPPNALVRKYEVAAINARINYNNEGDHDPFGIIFILKENVENIRLKKVNPEPLILRANVGEYVEITLTNELNDTFHHRALHGYPEVPVSAPFPPSQRISLHAQLAIYDVRHSDGATVGFNPDQTIAPGESIKYTWYIDTDFGSVNLWDMADIRNHRHHGAFGILIAESQGSKYLHPKTRREGNLGHQAIISNPLLPEFREFSIVMHDGVRLVDKNGDVIIDPEPLLINAEEEVEDFEDQGSRGFNYRAERFSHFVENLNDVFKVFSAANVKNPSTPLFLAYPGDPVTFRFAFPADKPRAHTFTIHAHHFFRSKKDMFSSVVSFKGEATVGSNDDFLLFYGAGGLSQQPGDYLYRSGNIRWDIELGLWGIFRVLKSRNSLLAPLKDHFASIENEGDST comes from the coding sequence ATGAATAGACAATTTCACATCGTTGCCATTCCTATACGTATTGTTGTCAATCAATTCGGTGATCACGATCCAAAAGGTATGATGTATGTATTAAAGGAAAATGAAAGTCTCATCAAACAAAAAGTCGCTAAGAATCCATTTACGCCAGTAGACTTGGTTGAGCCATTAGTTATTCGCGCAAATGTAGGTGACGAAATTGAGGTTTTATTTGAAAATCAACTTCCCTTCAATGCATCGATGCATATTCAAGATGTAGAATATAATGTTTTTACTTCTGATGGAGCTTTTGTTGGGCGAAACCCGAACACAACAGTTCCACCAGGAAAAAGTATTGTATACAAATGGCAAGTTCATCTTGAAGGAACTCATTTTTTCTCTGATTTAGGAAATACATTATCAAGTGAATTAGGGAGTAATGTACATGGTTTGTTTGGTGCACTTTTTGTAGAACCACGTGGATCTACTTGGACTGATCCTATTTCAGGCAAACCAATTAATAGTGGTCTTTTTGCAGATATTCACAATCCATTGCTCCCCTCTTATCGAGAATATGGTTGGTTTTTCCATGACGAGGAGGAAGTACACGATTTAACAGGGCAAAAGCCCATCAGTCCTCATACACTTCAACCAGAAGCAACCCATTCCATTAACTACCGTTCGGAGCCTATGCGGAACAGACTACGATTAATTCATGAAGGTGTTGTTTGTCCAGACTGTGAGGGTGAAGAGGTTCATCATGATTCTTGGGTATTCGGTGATCCATCAACGCCTATTTTACGAGCCTATATAGGAGATCCCTTAAAAATCAGGCTCATTCATGCTGGTGTACAAGAAACACATTCATTTCATTACCATGTCCATCAATGGTTTTCTGAACCAACAAATCAAAACTCAGATCTTCTTGATGTGCAGGCCATTTCACCCCAATCGAACTATTTAGTCACACCTGTATATGGGGCTGGTTCATTACAAGGGGCAATGGGCGATGCTATTATCCATTGTCATCTGTACCCCCATTTTGGAGAAGGTATGTGGGGAATTCAACGTAATTTTAATACGTTACAAGATGGTAGTCAGTGTTATCCTAACGGCATGCCCATTAAAGCACTTAAGCCACTGCCGGACCGACCATTACCACCAAAACCGACACCTGAAAAACCAGGATTTCCAAACTTTGTGCCAGGAATTGTCGGACTTAAAGCTCCGCGCCCACCGCTCGGCATTATAGGTGGTAGACCAGCTACTCAAATTGAAAAAAACTCTTTTGCACCGAATGCTGTTCCTGGGGCTGTTTTTGTCAACCCAGCTATTGCAGGTGTAAATCCAGTAAGGACCTTTGATGTCGTTCTTATTCAAATGCCTATTTTTTATAATAAGCAAGGATGGCATGATCCTGAAGGGCGCTTATATGTTTTAGCTAAGGATGAAGAAGATATATTAGCCGGTCGAAAAGAACCTGAGCCATTGGTTATACGGGCAAATGCTGGGGAAGTAATCCGTTTTAAATTTACAAATAAGTTACCTGAAACACTTGGCGGTAATGCATTCCAACTAGTCAACCGCACATATGAGGCTGGCATGCACGTTCACTTCGTTAAATTTGATGTTTTGTGTTCAGATGGTGCAAATGTTGGATGGAACTACGATTCAGGCATCCTTTCAGGTGAGACAATTCAATATCAGTGGTTTGCAGATGTAGAGTTAAAAGCAACTTTTTGGCACGATCATTTATTTGCCAACGAACATCAGCACCACGGTGTTTTTGCTGGCATTAACGTCCAAGCAAGAGGCTCAAAATTTTTAAGCTCCGTTACTGGTAAGGAAATACAATCCGGTACACAAGCAACAATCGTCAATCCATTAATTCCCGATTTCCGTGAATTAAATTTATTTGTTCAAGATTTTACGATGTTATTTGATAAAGACGGATGTCCACTCAATCCTCCACCGTTTCCTGGTTCACCAGAAGATCCAGGAGTTATGGCTATCAACTATAAAAATGAACCTATTCAATTTCGTTTAAAAAAACCTAATCGTGATCCTGCTTATGTTTTTAGCTCATGGGTGCATGGCGATCCTATCACACCATTGCTTCAAACTTACAATGGAGATCCTGTTCGAATTCGTCTCCTTCAAGGCGCACATGAAGAGTCACACAGTTTTAATCTTCACCGTCAGCGCTGGCATAAAGAACGTCCCAACTTATCTTCAAAATTAGATCAGCAACAACATATAGCTCTTGCTGAATCCTTCACGCTTGAATTTAACATGGAAGGTGAAGGAGATTTCGATATGCTTTATCATTACGGCTCCATCGATGATATTTGGTTAGGAAACTGGGGTATTTTTAGGTCGTTTGAAAAAAGAGTACCGCATTTAATTCCTTTACCAGATCGAGACGCCCCACCATCACGACACGATCCTTTACCAAGTCCTACAGGAAAACCCCCTGAAAAAGCAACAAGACCGAAAGACGCAATTCCACCAAACGCGCTTGTTCGAAAATATGAAGTCGCTGCAATAAATGCTCGAATTAACTATAACAATGAAGGAGATCACGATCCTTTCGGGATAATTTTCATATTAAAGGAAAATGTAGAAAATATTCGTTTAAAGAAAGTGAATCCAGAGCCTTTAATATTACGTGCGAATGTTGGGGAATATGTAGAAATTACACTTACAAATGAATTGAACGATACATTCCATCACAGGGCCCTACATGGCTATCCCGAGGTACCTGTTAGCGCACCATTTCCCCCGTCACAACGAATTTCATTACACGCTCAACTAGCTATTTATGACGTTCGACATTCTGATGGAGCAACAGTAGGGTTCAACCCCGATCAGACAATTGCTCCAGGTGAGAGCATAAAGTATACCTGGTATATCGATACTGATTTTGGTTCTGTTAACTTATGGGATATGGCCGATATTCGAAATCACCGACACCACGGGGCATTTGGCATACTAATTGCTGAGTCTCAAGGGTCAAAGTATCTCCATCCAAAGACCAGAAGAGAGGGCAATCTGGGACATCAAGCAATTATTTCAAATCCTTTACTCCCTGAGTTTAGAGAATTCTCTATTGTTATGCATGATGGGGTAAGGCTTGTTGATAAAAACGGGGATGTCATTATTGATCCCGAACCACTCCTCATCAATGCAGAGGAAGAAGTAGAAGATTTTGAAGATCAAGGCTCAAGAGGCTTCAATTACCGAGCAGAACGATTTAGTCATTTTGTAGAAAATCTAAATGATGTTTTCAAAGTTTTCAGTGCTGCTAATGTAAAAAATCCGAGCACGCCACTATTTTTGGCTTATCCAGGTGACCCCGTAACATTTCGTTTTGCATTTCCAGCTGATAAACCGAGAGCACATACATTTACCATTCATGCACATCACTTCTTTAGAAGTAAAAAAGATATGTTTTCTTCAGTAGTTTCCTTTAAAGGCGAAGCTACTGTTGGAAGTAATGACGATTTCCTTTTATTCTATGGAGCAGGTGGACTATCTCAGCAGCCAGGAGACTATTTGTATCGTTCAGGAAATATTAGATGGGATATTGAATTAGGTTTATGGGGTATTTTTAGAGTCCTAAAAAGTAGAAATTCATTGTTAGCCCCACTTAAAGATCATTTTGCATCCATCGAAAATGAAGGTGATTCCACATGA